In Methanoregula formicica SMSP, the DNA window GGGGCAAAAGCTGCCAAGAAAGAGACCGTTGTCCGGGGGAACATCTCGGATTCCACCTGGATCCGGGAGACCTACCTGGCGATGATCAACGATCCCGCACAGGACTCCTTTTACTCCTCCCTCATTGCAACATTCCGCTCAATACGAAGCCAGCAGCACCTTGATGATGACGAGTACCTTGAACTCATGGCAGTCTTCGTCCAGTCAATGCCGTATGAATTCTTAAGCGAGAACCCGCCCAAATTCCCCATCGAGACCTATGTGGACAAATCCGGGGACTGCGACGATAAGAGCCTGCTCCTGGCCGGCCTCCTCTCACGGGAAGGGTACAACGTGTCACTGCTTTCGTTTACGCCGGAAGCGCATATGGCGGTTGGGGTGGCCTGTCCCGGGGGGGAGTACAAGAGAACGGGGTATGCATTCATCGAGACCACAAACCTCTCCTTTGTCGGGGTGCCAACGGACATCTTTGGAGACGATACGCGGCTTTTCTCGGACCCGCTCGTTATCAGGATCGGGGAGGGGAATACACCCTACCAACGCTGCAGCGAGTCCCTGTATCTGAACTCAGTGGTCGATCTGTCTGAACAGAGAGTGACCGAACTTACCGGCTCAATCGATGCCCTGAAGGTCGAGATGGACCAGTATTACCTAAGCCGCGATGCGGGGAATTACAACCAGCGGGTTCCGGTATACAACAATCTGCTGAGGATCCGCCAGATGTATGCAGAAGTGCACAACTACATCCTTGAGCACCAGTATGACCGCAAGGGAACCTGGGTGTATGTGAAGAAGAATCTGCCCGGAGGGTAATTCCAGAGCGGTTATCCGGGCAGATCTTTCAGGCGCAAAAGACGGGGGAAGGGGTATGCCGGAGGCTCACCCATCGTTACACCAGCCGTGGCCAGACGCTCCATTGCTGTGCGGGAATACTGCTCGGAAACATCAATCCCGATAAACCGGCGCCCCAGTTTCCAGGCTGCAAGAGAGGTTGTCCCGGCCCCGTTGAACGGGTCCAGGACAATATCGTTTTTGTAGGAAAACAGTTTCATGAGCCGGCGGGGCAGTTCCTCCGGGAACATGGCCGGATGATCGTAGTCCTTCATCCGTGTCTCCGGAGGAAATGTCCACCTGCCGATAACCCACTCCTTGAATTCTTCAGCAGATATGTCAATGTCTGATTTCTGGCCGGTTTTTTTATGCGATTCTTTGTCAAAGATCTCGATATATTCCCAGGTGTACTTGATGTAGGGCATCGAGGGGGACTTCCAGCTCCCCCATGCGGTATATTTTGCATTGTAATTATTCTTCTCCCAGAGGAGCTCAGCTCTCCAGAGCAAACCAAGACCTGAAAGCTGCTGCGAGATGATGTGGTGAGTGGGGACGTAGTCCGAGAATAAGGGCTGGATATTCACTGCAATCCTTCCGCCGGGTTTAAGGATCCTCTCACATTCTTTCCAGACTCCGTGAAGACTATCGAAAAATTCATTCCATTCGTGGGTATCGTCATGGGGGTCCTGTGCATAGGAATGCCCGAAATTATAGGGTGGAGAAGTGATGATGAGATCGATACTCCGGTCGGGAATACAGGAAAGAACAGCGAGCGCATCACCGCAGATGATGCTGTTGATAAGCGGCTGTATGCCACAGGGTTCGGAAGAATGAAGTGCCCCCTGAGCATCCTTTGATCCTTTGCGGATCTTCGCCTTACCGGCTTTATCCCTGACTTTCTCCCGTCGCATTAATGGTATCCCTATGGATGTATCATCCCGTGATGAGTAAAATATACCGAATCCCTCCAACGAAATGACAAGGTGAAAAGCGTTTAATGCAGCAATGGACATATTGTCTACGATTACCTTATGCTGGATATCGAAGACCTGCATGTGAAGGTCGGCGACAAGGAAGTGTTGCACGACATCAACCTCCATATCGGAGAGGGTGAAACCCATGTGCTCCTTGGACCCAATGGTTCGGGAAAAACTACCCTCCTGATGACGATCATGGGGTATTCCCAGTACACGATCACGGAGGGTAAGATCATCTTCAAAGGGGAGGATGTGACAAAGATGAAAGCCCATGAGAGGGCAAAGCGCGGAATTGGTATGCTCTTCCAGCGTCCTCCGACCATTTCCGGCCTGAAACTGGGTAAACTCCTCACGGCAATCTCCCAGACCAAAAGCGAGAATATCCCGGAACTTGCCCAGTCCCTGCACATGGACAAGTTCCTTGATCGCGACATCAACAAGGGATTCTCCGGTGGGGAGATCAAGCGCAGCGAAGTGCTGCAGCTGACTATCCAGAACCCGGACTTCATCATGCTCGACGAACCGGAAAGCGGTGTCGATATCGAGAACATCTCATTGATCGGCAATGCAATCGGTTCCCTTCTGGAGAAAGACAAGCGTATTGTCAAGCGCCAGAAGAGCGGACTTGTCATCACCCATACCGGGTATATCCTCGATTACCTGGAAACCGACCGCGGTCACGTGATGTGCGACGGGCAGATCAAGTGCCACGGGAACCCCCGCGAGATCATGAAAGACATCAAGGAAAGAGGATACAGGGAGTGCCTCGAATGCCGCAACCCGTAAAAGTACCCGAGATCTCAAAGGCCGACCGTGACAGGCTTGCACAGACCGGAATCGATCTTTCCCTGCAGAACCGGTGCGGCAGTTATCTCCAGATGGACCAGGAGATCGTCCACTCGGAATGCACCGAACAGGGCATCGAGGTTCTTTCCTACAAGAAAGCAATGGAGAAGTACGACTGGCTGAAGGAGTATGCCTGGAAAGTCGTCTCTCCTGAAAAGGACGACATTACAAAACATGTCGCAGCCCAGAAGGATCCGAAGGGTTACGTGATAATCGCCCACAAGGGATCCAGCAACATCTTCCCGATCCAGGCCTGTCTCTTCCTCGGAAAGGAACAGATCCAGCATGTCCATAATATCATCATAGCCGAGGAAGGCGCCGAGCTCCATATCATCTCCGGTTGCTCAAGCGGAGAAAAGGTCGGCCACGGTGCCGCTCACTACGGGATCTCGGAATTCTATGTCGGTAAAAACGCCAAGATCAGTTTCACGATGATCCACAACTGGAGCGAGCATATCGAGGTCTACCCGCGCAGTGCGTCCGTTGTCGAGGAGAACGGGGTCTTCCTCTCCAACTACGTCTGCATGCAGCCGGTAAAGAAGATCCAGATGTACCCGACGGCAACGCTCAAAGGTGAGAACTCGGTCGCTCGTTTCAGCAGTGTTGTCATATGTCCGAAAGGCTCGTACATGGATCTTGGGTCCAGGGCAATCCTTGAAGGCAAGGGTGCCAGCGCAGAACTGGTGACCCGTGCTATCACCAAGGGTGGAACCATCATCTCCCGCGGCCACATTGCGGGAAAGACTGCGGGTACCCGCGGGCATCTTGAATGCAAGGGTCTCATCCTTAAAGACGGGGTTATCTACGCGATACCCGAGATTGAAGGATCCATTGTCGGGACAGAACTCTCGCACGAGGCCGCTGTCGGAAAGCTCGCCCGCGAGGAGATTGAATACCTCATGTCCCGTGGTCTTGACGAGGATGAAGCTACAGCGACAATTATCCGCGGATTCCTTGATGTCAAGATCTCCGGACTTCCCGAAGCCCTGCAAAAACAGATCGATGCCTCGATCGATGAGGCAGAAAAATCGGGATTCTAAAAACCATTCCCTATGGAAACCTTCCCCCGAGCTGACGAGCGTTCAAGGATGGTGGAGCAGCAGATCCGGGCCCGGGGGATCACGAATCCCCGGGTCCTGGATGCGATGCGGGAGATTCCCCGCCACCTTTTCGTTCCCCCGCCGCATACGTCATCTGCATACATTGACGCTCCGCTCCCTATAGGAAACGGGCAGACTATCTCCCAGCCCTATATCGTTGCCCTCATGACCGATCTTCTCGAACCACGACCTGAAGACCGGGTTTTGGAGATTGGCGCCGGCAGCGGATACCAGGCTGCAATCCTCGCGCGTCTCGTCCGCCAGGTCACAACGATCGAGCGTATTCACACCGTCGCGGATCTCGCGAGGAAAAACATTGCCAGCCTCGGGCTGAAAAACGTCAGTATTATTGTGGGGGACGGAACAGAAGGATACCGAGAGAGTGCTCCCTATGACGGGATTATCATCACTGCGGCCACCCCGCAAATCCCCCCTCCCCTTATCGATCAGCTGGATGAAGGTGGGATCCTGGTAGCACCAGTTGGCGGGAGGGATATCCAGGAACTCATAGCCCTGAAAAAACACCATGGCAAAACCGTTCAGTCATCCCATGGAGGGGTCCGGTTCGTCCCCCTTATAGGGGAATATGGATGGACTGATACCTGATGACCATCATTGATATCACCCGATCGCTCGCTGGAGATGCCCTCGTTTATCCGGGTGACACGCCCCCCCGGTTCTCCCAAAGGGATGCCGGCCTGTACCTGATCTCAGAACTCCGGATGAGCAGCCATTCCGGTACGCATATCGATGCTCCCATCCATTACCTGAAAACGGGTGCGACCGTTGATGAGCTGCCCCTTTCGCACCTGGTAGGACCCTGCCGGGTACTGGATGTGTCAGGTGCAGGATCCCTTATCGACGCAACAGATCTCGAGGGCAGAATCGATGGCTGCAAACGGATCCTGCTCAAGACAGGATTCTCGCAGTGTTATGCATTCCGGGAGGATTATCCCTCCCTAACTCCGGGTGCAGCACACTATCTTATCTCTCAGGGCTCGCTTTGCGTTGGTATCGATTCCTTCTCCATTGAGCGGTTCGATTGCGACGGTTCGGTTCACCGTAAGCTCCTGGGTTCGGGCTGCCTTATCATCGAACTGCTCGATCTCTCCCGCGTACCCGAAGGAGATTACACCCTTGTTGCTCTGCCACTGAAACTTTCGGGTATCGATGGGGCACCGGCTCGTGTTGTCCTTCTGGATGAGGATGGAGTTGAATGATGGATATTGTTGTTGATGCAGTAAAAAGAATCCAGGACCTTTCGGAACATGGTGGATGCGCGGATGCGGGCGTCGTCCTTGATGTCAATCCCAATGCAAAGATCTGCCAGTTCGAGCAGGGGGCCCCGATGTCTGCCACGTTCGGCGGAAGAAGCGCTGTTTTTACTACTTTCGACCCGATACGGGCGCCAACGAAGATCGCCTTTATGTTCGGGGCACCGCTGGATTCAGTGGCTGTCCGGGGTGCTGCTGTTGCCATTATCAACGTTATCCTCGGGTTTCTCTGCATGTCACGGGTCCTTCATCCCTGTCGTGAGTCGTCCCACGCTGCCTGCCATGACGAAATCCGTCGGGAGCTTGCCGGCAAAAGCCTGTATTGTATCGGGGCAATGGGAAAGAGCGGGCCTTCTGCGTTCGGGCATGTGACGCAGAACCTTTCCGATGCCGATGTGATTATCATCAACGGAGAAGGACTTGTCGCTCAGGATACCGGAGATCTAATTGAAGCAAACCGGCAGCGTTGCAGGGTCATCTGTATCGGGCCTTCGACTGCAGGCATTGCCCGTCTCTATGAACTGGAGCATTGGTGTCCCTACGGGCGCAACTGCCAGGACTGATCATGACGGGTGGGCAGGAATGATTGAACAGGCAAATCCTTTTGGATGAAACCCCTATCTGGTAGTATGCTCTTTGGGTCTTCCGGAATACGGAGACGGTTTGATCAGGCTCTCATAGATACTGCATTCAGGGTCGGGAATGTTCTCGCGGCAGGATCGTCTGAGGTTCTTCTGGGGATGGACACGAGGACAACAAGCTCCCTCCTCTCCCATCTCGTCATATCAGGAATCGTGAGCAATGGGGGCACTGCCCGGATTGCCGGGATCGTCCCGACACCTACTGTCGCGTTCAGTTCCCGTTTTGCCACCTCGGGCTGCATGATAACTGCATCGCATAATCCCGAAGAATATAACGGGATAAAACTTTTCAACCCGGACGGATCGTCATTCACCAGGGCGCAGCAGCAGGGGACAGAGGATGCACTTTCTTCCCTTATGTATGCAGACTGGCAGCATCTCGGAAAGGAGTATGCCGTCGATGCCGGTACGCCACATAAGAAAGCAATCCTTGACAAGATAACCATCGAAAGGCAGGCATCAGTAATTGTCGATTGCGGTAACGGGGCCGGATCAACCTTTACACCCTCTCTCCTGACAGACGCGGGAGTCAGGACCGTTCTCATCAACTGTAATCCATCCGGCAACTTCGCCCGGCCTTCGGAACCCCTTATGGACTATCTTGGGTATCTTGGCGGGATTGTATTGAAAAATAAGGCCTCCTGTGCAGTTGTCCATGACGGGGACGCCGACCGCATGATGGCATTCGACAACGAGGGGAGGTATATCGGGGGAGACCACCTCCTCATGCTCTTTGCCAGATACCTTGATGCTAAACGGGTTGTTACAACAAGCGACGCTTCGATGATCATCGATGAGATTGCTGAAGTCCATAGAACTCCGGTTGGGGATGCATTTGTTTCCGAGGAATTGATCTCCTGGGGAGATTTCGGCGGCGAGCCTTCCGGGGCATGGATCTTCCCGCAGATATCCTTGTGCCCGGATGGCCCGTTTGCGGCGGCCCTTCTTTGCCAGATTGCATCGGAGTGGGACATTGCAGAAGAGATCGATGCGATGCCCCATTACCCGGTCCTGCGTGAATCATTCAAGACCGATGCTGCAAGGGAGATCATGTCCTCCCTTGGGGCACCGAATCCGACTGATGGCATACGGCTCTCTGACGATGACGGGTGGTGCCTTGTCCGTGCAAGCGGTACCGAACCAAAAATACGGGTCACCGCTGAAGGCAGAACCCGGGAGAATGCAAAGGCCATGCTCGAAAAAGGGAAAACACTCATCCGGCAAGGGAAAACTGCTTAAACATTGTAAGAAGAGCTGTACCTATGGAATGCGTTATCCTCGCTGCAGGGGAAGGAAAACGGATGCGCCCCCTGACGGCGAAACGCCCGAAAGTCATGCTCCCCATCGCAAACCGCCCGATGATGGAGCATCTTGTTATGGCAGCACGGGAGGCCGGGATAACTGATTTTGTCTTTATCGTGGGATATGGCGAGAGGGAGATACGCAGGTATTTTGGTGACGGGACAACACTGGGGATCCATATCGAATATGCCACCCAGCGGCAGCAACGGGGGACCGCGGATGCCGTTGGTGTTGCCCGGAACCATGTAACCGGACCATTCATCGTCCTGAACGGGGACATGGTCCTGAAAAAAGAGGACATCACTGCACTCTGCCACAGGAAACCCACCTGTATGTGCACGACGACTACGGATCATGCTGAAGACTACGGGGTAGTCATGGTCGAGAACGGGCATATTACCTCTCTTGAAGAGAAGTCCAGGCACCCGAAATCGAACCTGATCAACGCAGGGGCGTATCTTTTTTCCCCAGAGATTTTCGATCTTATCGATGCAGTCCGACCCTCGCCACGCGGGGAACTTGAACTGACTGATGCGCTGGCGGTGCTGATTGCTCGAAAGCAGTTGTACTCCCACTCGCTCACCTACTGGATGGATGTCGGCCATCCTTGGGATCTGCTGGAAGCAAACACCTCGTTTCTGGAAACTATCCCGTCAACGAATGAAGGTATCATCGAAGATGGTGTGACCCTGAAAAACACGGTCTTGGTTGGCGAAGGCTCGGTGATAAAAGCCGGCACCTATATCGAGGGGCCCTGCACAATTGGAAAGAACTGCCGGATCGGACCTCATGCCTATATCCGGGGCGCAACCAGTATCGGAGATGATTGTCATATCGGCCATTGTTCCGAACTCAAGAATTCTATCATCATGAACGGAACAAAAATCCCTCACTTCAATTATATCGGTGACTCTATTGTCGGGTCCGGGTGCAATTTTGGTGCCGGCACAAAAATCGCCAATCTTCGTCATGATCATGCAAACGTCCAAGTCTGCGGGAAGGATACCCGCAGGAAAAAATTTGGTGCCGTTATCGGAGACGGGGTGCAATTCGGGATAAACTGTTCTGTCAATGTCGGGACAATGATCGGCAGTGAGGCGCAGTTTGCACCAAATACCGTGATAGAAGGATGTATCGGAGAAAAAACGATTATTCGATAGGTGAATGATGCAGGCAGTAATTCTGGCAGCAGGGGAAGGGAGGCGCGTCCGCCCTTTGACGAAGAACCGGCCAAAGGCGATGATCCCGGTGGCCAACCGGCCGATCATTGAGTACGTCATCGATGCCCTGATAAAAAATGGCATCCGCGATATCATTGTCGTTGTCGGGTACCGTAAAGAGCTGGTGACAAGGTATCTTAATACCCTGGACATTCCTGTTGAAGTTGTTGTCCAGAATAAACAACTGGGAACAGGACATGCGCTCTTGGCCGCTGAACCAAAGATCCAAGACAACTTTATCGTTCTGCCGGGGGACAATTACATCGACCCCGCCTCCATTGCCCGCATCAGGGACCACTCCAATGCAATGCTGGTCAAGGAACATCCCAGTCCCTCGAACTTCGGTGTGGTGATGCTCAGCAACAGTCATGTGACCCAGATCATCGAGAAACCGGCACACGCTCCCAGTTTCCTGGTCAGCACGGGGATCTATTCGCTGACAAAAAAAAATTTTTCCCATATCCGCGAAAACAACCTGACCGATGCTGTTTCCTCGCTGATTGCCAGTGGTGTGAAGATACAGGGGATTCCGGCTGATGACTGGCAGGATGCTATATATCCCTGGGACCTGCTCAAGATGAACCGTCGTTTCCTCCAGAATATTCCGCCGACTCATGATGGATCTATCAGCCGCCATGCGAGCATCCATGGGGCAGTCCAGATTGGGAAAGGGACTACAATCGGTCCCAATACCGTTATCAATGGGCCCGTAGTAATCGGGAATGACTGCAGGATCGGCCCCAATTGTTGCATCCAGCCCAATACCAGCATCGGATCCCGAGTAACTATTGAACCGTTCACTATCGTTGGCGACGCCATTGTCATGGACGATACCACGATAGGGTCTCACTCCCGGGTTATCGATACGATCCTGGGAGAACGGTGCAAGCTTGCCGATCATCTCTCGATCTCAACCATCACCGGGATCCATGATATTGAGGGCAGTCCTACGAGGTCTGAGTTCGGTGCAGTGCTTGGTGACTCTGTTACCAGCGGTCCCTTCACAATCCTGAAAAATACCCTTGTCGGAAATAATGCTATTATTGAAGGCAATAGCAGCCTCTCGTCCAGACAGGTCCAGGATAATTCTCTGGTGATCTGACGTGTGCGGCATTATCGGATATACCGGGAAGAGGGATGCAGCACCGATACTTGTAGAAGGGTTAAAGAAACTCGAATACAGGGGATATGATTCATTCGGGATAGCCACCGCGGATGAGGCTATCTCTGTGGTAAAAAAAGAGGGGCGGATATCGAATCATGCCGGCACTGCCGGAAACCTGAAGGGCAAACGGGGTATCGGGCATACCCGGTGGGCAACCCACGGGGTTCCGAATGATCAAAACGCCCATCCGCACACTGATTGCACAAATCGTATTGCCCTGGTCCATAACGGTATCATTGAAAATTATGCCGAGCTGAAGCGCGAACTGATCCAGCGTGATCACGTGTTCAGATCTGAAACAGATACCGAGGCCATTGTCCACCTTGTTGAAGAGGAGTATGCAAAGAAAAACCACCTCCTGGATGCCGTCAGGACCGCTGTGTCCCGTTTGAAAGGATCCTATGCACTTTTGGTCCTCGCATCCGACAACGAAGAGATTGTTGCCGCAAGGAACGCAAGTCCGCTTGTTATTGGGATCGGAGATGGTGAAACATTCATTGCATCCGATATAACCCCGATGCTTGAGTATACCGAGAGGGTGCTCTTTCTTGAAGATGGCGATATCGCGACCGTGACCCGTGAAAATGTCAGCATCTACCAGAATGGCAAACAAGTCAACCGCCCTGTTGAGTTAATAGACTGGAGTGTCGAGGATGGGAAAAAGGGAGGTTTTGCCCACTACATGCTCAAGGAAATCTTTGAACAGCCACAGGTCTTTTACAACACGATCCGTGGAATCAACGATGCTCCTCTGCCCGATTGTAACCGACTCAGGGATCCTGTCACCGTTGTAGCATGCGGAACATCCTACCATGCGGGCCTCATCTTCAAGTATCTCCTGGAGGAGTGTTGCCAGATCCCGGCCCGCCTGGACTATGCGTCAGAGTTCAGGTATTATCCCCCTCCAGCAAGCGGGCTTGTCATCGGGATCACCCAGTCGGGTGAGACGGCAGATACCCTGATGGCACTACGGCTCGCAAAAGCGCACAACTGCCATACCCTTGCGATCACTAATGTGCTCGGAAGCACGGTGACAAGACTTGCTGATACGACACTCTATATGCGTGCAGGGCCGGAGATCAGCGTTGCTGCAACGAAGTCTTTTATTGCCCAACTGGCAGTATTGATGCAAATCGTCAACAGGTTCCGTGGGAACAGCCAGACCGAAACACTTCTCGAAGCGCATAAGGCAATTGAAGATGCCCTCCTGATGGACTTCTCGGAGACTGTGGGATTATGCGAGAACGCCCAGAGTATCTTTTATGTTGGCAGGGGCCCTTTTTATCCAGTCTCCCTTGAGGGCGCCCTGAAGATGAAAGAGATCTCCTACATTCATGCAGAGGGGTATGCTGCAGGTGAAATCAAGCACGGGCCATTCGCCCTCCTGTCGGAAAAGACACCGGTCATTGCGATTTGTATGCCGGGAGAGACATATGATGTTATGATCTCGAACATCAAGGAGATGAAAGCACGGGGATCACCGGTTATAGGCATAGGCAGATCAGGAGACACGGATCTTCCAGAGATCTGTGATTTGTTTATTCCCCTTAATGTGGCAACCCTCTTTACCCAGATCCTGACTGCAACAGTAGTGCTCCAACTGATTGCCTATCATACTGCAGAAAAACTTGGCCGGGATATCGACCGGCCACGAAACCTGGCGAAGAGCGTGACTGTTGAATGATCGAATACGGAAGAAATATTGTAGGGGAACATGCCCGGATCTTCGAGCCGGTTACCTTGGGTTTTCCATCTTGCCGTTGGCACGGGCACAGTGATTGAAAGACATACGGTCATCGGAGCGATGTCAGTATCCAAAGCATGGTCTTCATTCCCACGAATACCCAGATAGGAGATCATGTTTTCATTGGTCCGAATGCAGTTCTTACTAACGATCACTATCCGCCAATGGGTATCGGAGGCCTTCCCAACAAGTTTTTGAATACTCGGCCTGTGGAAAGCCGATTGTCATGAGACCCATGCAGGATGTCGAGAAGATCGGTGGCCCCCATATCAGCGTTTACCGGACCCAGGAGGAGTTCATCAGTATTATAAAAGAACTGATGGAAAGCCCCCGCACATTCTCTCTCGATCTTGAAAACCACAGCGGGAAAAAGAAATCCCGTCAGTTTGAAGAAACTCTTAAGGCAATCTCCTGATGCATTCAACCAAATTTATTAATGGTCTCTCCCGAAACCAAGTACGGAAGAAAGGTTGATTCTATGCTCTCCGTTGATCTAAAAAACCGTCTGACCTGGACGATTCTCGCCCTTGTTGCATTTTTTTCCCTTTTTGCCCTCTGGCTTCGCCTCCTTCCCATGCTGAATATGGGAAATGCAGATATCCTTTCCTTGGTAGCCAGCGATGACCCCCTTTATAACCTCCGCCAGATTGAGTTTCTCCTGGCGAATAATCTCCACTACGGGTGGTTTGAGCCATTGACAAACTACCCGTTCGGGACATCGATTTACTGGGGCCCACTCTTCCCGCTCGCCGTGGCCATCGGCTGCCTTATAACAGGTGCATCCACCCGCCCCGAGATCATCCACATCCTTCTCATCGTCCCGCCGCTCATGGGTGCAGCTACCGTTGCCGTCATGTATTATGTCGGCAAGGTGTGTGGCACATGGAAAACGGGGGTGCTTGCATCCGGCTTTACTGCGATTGTTGCCGGTCAGTTTTTTTACCGGTCCATGTACGGGTACGCCGATCACCATATCGCTGAAGTCCTTTTTTCCGTGATATTCTGCCTGTTTTACATGTATTCGATACTTTCCGAGAAGAATACCAGCGTGGATATTCGTGATATTCACTCGTATAAAAGTACCATACTCATCGCAGCGCTTACGGGCATTGCCTATCTGCTCGGCCTCTTTGTGATGCCAACAATGATTCTTTTTGCGATGATCGTCGGTATTTTTATTGTCGTTCAGTTCATCATCGATTCGATCCGCCAGAGAACCAGCGAATACCTGGTTATCATCAATACAGTAGTCTTCAGCATCGCAATCATCGGCCTCCTTCTCTTTGGTTTAAAGGATCCAAGTCTTGGATTATCGACGTATTCACTCGGACATGTTCTGGCGTATCTTGCCCTTATTGGAGGGTCAGTTTTTCTGTACGCACTCCAGAAATACCTGAAATCGCGCCCGTATTACTACTATATCTCTGCTGTTGTTGTTTCTGCAGCACTGGTTGCCATCGTATTGCTCTTTGCCAGCCCGCAGCTCTATTCGCTATTCATCTCTGCGCTGTATGCTTTCTTTGGTCAGGCTGCGGTGACAGAAACAGTACAGGAAGCCCGTGGCTGGAGTGTC includes these proteins:
- the glmS gene encoding glutamine--fructose-6-phosphate transaminase (isomerizing), with amino-acid sequence MCGIIGYTGKRDAAPILVEGLKKLEYRGYDSFGIATADEAISVVKKEGRISNHAGTAGNLKGKRGIGHTRWATHGVPNDQNAHPHTDCTNRIALVHNGIIENYAELKRELIQRDHVFRSETDTEAIVHLVEEEYAKKNHLLDAVRTAVSRLKGSYALLVLASDNEEIVAARNASPLVIGIGDGETFIASDITPMLEYTERVLFLEDGDIATVTRENVSIYQNGKQVNRPVELIDWSVEDGKKGGFAHYMLKEIFEQPQVFYNTIRGINDAPLPDCNRLRDPVTVVACGTSYHAGLIFKYLLEECCQIPARLDYASEFRYYPPPASGLVIGITQSGETADTLMALRLAKAHNCHTLAITNVLGSTVTRLADTTLYMRAGPEISVAATKSFIAQLAVLMQIVNRFRGNSQTETLLEAHKAIEDALLMDFSETVGLCENAQSIFYVGRGPFYPVSLEGALKMKEISYIHAEGYAAGEIKHGPFALLSEKTPVIAICMPGETYDVMISNIKEMKARGSPVIGIGRSGDTDLPEICDLFIPLNVATLFTQILTATVVLQLIAYHTAEKLGRDIDRPRNLAKSVTVE